One Salvelinus sp. IW2-2015 linkage group LG4q.2, ASM291031v2, whole genome shotgun sequence DNA window includes the following coding sequences:
- the LOC111963296 gene encoding rab9 effector protein with kelch motifs isoform X1, with protein MGRLNFFVLWSLNDAPRQFISKSNRQCHQVHVPLPLPKQLVVFSLGEWRFLSSETTISVDVLVSQDVKPQRIGTLSDQTRCLTWEGDWNADLVQEATEKGRRGVYGKVLLTVCGENEASFISNTPPVPRKHSSPVAHNSHLSHTLLNNSGSQRITTPNSSHLGDSICYAELKANKTEINDSILSEKPCISLTDKTPRRTVIGKRGRIAWSPEIIPQEHTGRASSPQKIKLSRENSVEKTGMKKTNCRAVCPSKRWSHTMCLSDPETAIVIGGEASDQTHCEDSLWKLEIDNDFWFPMNSSTSGPVPPCAHGHSATYDPDSKVVYVYGGLREGQRYSDLYILNTLTWKWKLVTARGDIPMLAYHSATIYKKELFVFGGVHPSRCPGGKVCSNALYIFNPEFELWYQPIVEGDRPLPRFGHTTTLLSNQLLIFGGRKTATYLNDLHILDLGFMEYTAVKYENMPPLPRGYHAALPVSDNRMLVSGGCSAVGALQDVHIFNTDTSMWQSVVSPLLCARPRAGHSVINLGGSIISDADKQKQGEYANIHCTVLVFGGSDCAGTFYNNTMKCTVEIPVE; from the exons ATGGGACGGCTAAATTTTTTCGTCCTCTGGTCGTTAAACGATGCACCCCGTCAGTTTATCAG CAAATCCAATCGCCAGTGCCACCAAGTCCATGTTCCATTGCCACTTCCCAAACAACTTGTTGTATTCAGTCTTGGGGAATGGCGGTTCTTATCAAGCGAGACAACCATTTCAGTTGATGTTCTGGTTAGCCAGGACGTGAAACCGCAGAGGATTGGTACATTGTCAGACCAGACAAG ATGCTTGACTTGGGAGGGAGATTGGAATGCTGACCTTGTCCAAGAGGcaacagagaaagggaggagaggagtataTGGGAAGGTTTTGCTCACTGTTTGTGGAGAG AATGAAGCCAGTTTCATCAGCAATACTCCACCTGTGCCAAGAAAACACTCCAGCCCAGTCGCGCACAACAGCCATCTCTCCCATACTCTGCTCAACAACTCTGGGAGTCAGAGG ATTACAACCCCCAACTCATCACATCTAGGAGACAGCATTTGCTATGCCGAACTCAAAGCTAACAAGACAGAAATCAATGATTCCATTTTGTCTGAGAAACCCTGTATTTCGCTTACG GATAAGACCCCCAGACGGACGGTGATTGGGAAGAGGGGTCGCATCGCATGGAGCCCTGAAATTATTCCTCAGGAGCACACTGGTCGAGCATCTAGCCCCCAAAAAATAAAGCTATCTAGAGAGAACAGTGTTGAGAAGACTGGAATGAAGAAGACCAACTGCAGAGCAG TTTGCCCATCAAAGCGCTGGAGTCACACCATGTGTCTGAGTGATCCTGAGACGGCCATTGTCATTGGAGGAGAAGCTTCTGACCAGACTCACTGCGAGGACTCCCTATGGAAACTGGAGATAG ACAATGATTTTTGGTTCCCAATGAACTCCTCCACCTCTGGACCTGTCCCACCGTGTGCCCATGGCCACTCTGCAACCTATGACCCTGATTCCAAGGTCGTCTACGTGTACGGTGGCCTGAGGGAGGGCCAGCGCTACAGCGACCTCTATATCCTCAACACTCTAACCTGGAAGTGGAAGCTTGTCACA GCAAGAGGTGATATCCCCATGTTGGCCTACCACTCTGCAACTATCTATAAGAAAGAACTCtttgtttttgggggggttcaCCCAAGCCGCTGTCCTGGAGGCAAAGTCTGCAGTAATGCTCTGTACATTTTTAACCCAGAGTTTGAGCTCTGGTACCAACCCATCGTCGAGGGGGACCGACCTCTACCTAGGTTTGG GCACACAACCACGCTTTTGTCCAACCAGTTGCTCATTTTTGGTGGCAGGAAGACTGCAACCTACCTAAACGACCTCCACATTTTGGATCTTG GCTTCATGGAGTACACAGCTGTGAAATATGAGAACATGCCACCACTGCCTCGAGG ATATCATGCAGCACTGCCAGTATCAGACAACAGGATGCTGGTCAGTGGCGGTTGCAGTGCTGTTGGAGCCCTGCAGGATGTTCATATCTTCAACACGG ACACCAGTATGTGGCAGTCAGTGGTCTCCCCTCTGCTCTGCGCCAGGCCTCGTGCCGGACACAGTGTGATCAATCTGGGAGGCTCTATCATCTCAGATGCTGATAAACAGAAGCAGGGGGAGTATGCCAACATCCACTGCACCGTCTTGGTGTTTGGGGGCTCTGACTGCGCTGGGACCTTCTACAATAACACAATGAAGTGCACAGTGGAGATCCCTGTAGAATAA
- the LOC111963296 gene encoding rab9 effector protein with kelch motifs isoform X2 translates to MGRLNFFVLWSLNDAPRQFIRCLTWEGDWNADLVQEATEKGRRGVYGKVLLTVCGENEASFISNTPPVPRKHSSPVAHNSHLSHTLLNNSGSQRITTPNSSHLGDSICYAELKANKTEINDSILSEKPCISLTDKTPRRTVIGKRGRIAWSPEIIPQEHTGRASSPQKIKLSRENSVEKTGMKKTNCRAVCPSKRWSHTMCLSDPETAIVIGGEASDQTHCEDSLWKLEIDNDFWFPMNSSTSGPVPPCAHGHSATYDPDSKVVYVYGGLREGQRYSDLYILNTLTWKWKLVTARGDIPMLAYHSATIYKKELFVFGGVHPSRCPGGKVCSNALYIFNPEFELWYQPIVEGDRPLPRFGHTTTLLSNQLLIFGGRKTATYLNDLHILDLGFMEYTAVKYENMPPLPRGYHAALPVSDNRMLVSGGCSAVGALQDVHIFNTDTSMWQSVVSPLLCARPRAGHSVINLGGSIISDADKQKQGEYANIHCTVLVFGGSDCAGTFYNNTMKCTVEIPVE, encoded by the exons ATGGGACGGCTAAATTTTTTCGTCCTCTGGTCGTTAAACGATGCACCCCGTCAGTTTATCAG ATGCTTGACTTGGGAGGGAGATTGGAATGCTGACCTTGTCCAAGAGGcaacagagaaagggaggagaggagtataTGGGAAGGTTTTGCTCACTGTTTGTGGAGAG AATGAAGCCAGTTTCATCAGCAATACTCCACCTGTGCCAAGAAAACACTCCAGCCCAGTCGCGCACAACAGCCATCTCTCCCATACTCTGCTCAACAACTCTGGGAGTCAGAGG ATTACAACCCCCAACTCATCACATCTAGGAGACAGCATTTGCTATGCCGAACTCAAAGCTAACAAGACAGAAATCAATGATTCCATTTTGTCTGAGAAACCCTGTATTTCGCTTACG GATAAGACCCCCAGACGGACGGTGATTGGGAAGAGGGGTCGCATCGCATGGAGCCCTGAAATTATTCCTCAGGAGCACACTGGTCGAGCATCTAGCCCCCAAAAAATAAAGCTATCTAGAGAGAACAGTGTTGAGAAGACTGGAATGAAGAAGACCAACTGCAGAGCAG TTTGCCCATCAAAGCGCTGGAGTCACACCATGTGTCTGAGTGATCCTGAGACGGCCATTGTCATTGGAGGAGAAGCTTCTGACCAGACTCACTGCGAGGACTCCCTATGGAAACTGGAGATAG ACAATGATTTTTGGTTCCCAATGAACTCCTCCACCTCTGGACCTGTCCCACCGTGTGCCCATGGCCACTCTGCAACCTATGACCCTGATTCCAAGGTCGTCTACGTGTACGGTGGCCTGAGGGAGGGCCAGCGCTACAGCGACCTCTATATCCTCAACACTCTAACCTGGAAGTGGAAGCTTGTCACA GCAAGAGGTGATATCCCCATGTTGGCCTACCACTCTGCAACTATCTATAAGAAAGAACTCtttgtttttgggggggttcaCCCAAGCCGCTGTCCTGGAGGCAAAGTCTGCAGTAATGCTCTGTACATTTTTAACCCAGAGTTTGAGCTCTGGTACCAACCCATCGTCGAGGGGGACCGACCTCTACCTAGGTTTGG GCACACAACCACGCTTTTGTCCAACCAGTTGCTCATTTTTGGTGGCAGGAAGACTGCAACCTACCTAAACGACCTCCACATTTTGGATCTTG GCTTCATGGAGTACACAGCTGTGAAATATGAGAACATGCCACCACTGCCTCGAGG ATATCATGCAGCACTGCCAGTATCAGACAACAGGATGCTGGTCAGTGGCGGTTGCAGTGCTGTTGGAGCCCTGCAGGATGTTCATATCTTCAACACGG ACACCAGTATGTGGCAGTCAGTGGTCTCCCCTCTGCTCTGCGCCAGGCCTCGTGCCGGACACAGTGTGATCAATCTGGGAGGCTCTATCATCTCAGATGCTGATAAACAGAAGCAGGGGGAGTATGCCAACATCCACTGCACCGTCTTGGTGTTTGGGGGCTCTGACTGCGCTGGGACCTTCTACAATAACACAATGAAGTGCACAGTGGAGATCCCTGTAGAATAA